One genomic region from Rhizomicrobium palustre encodes:
- a CDS encoding tryptophan 7-halogenase: MSGKPIQRVVILGGGTAGWMAAASLSKFLGPLGVAITLIESERIGTVGVGEATIPPIMDFLRVLGIDEDEIVARLKATFKLGIGFRDWTKKGSFYFHPFGPTGFGMGSIAFSSYWLKMMLEGKADRLEEYSMQAVAAREGKFMRPVHAPNTPLNKITYALHFDATEFARYLRVFAEARGVVRHEGMVREVKQHDDGFIDALVLENGEKIEGDLFLDCSGFRGLLIEETLKAGYEDWRCWLPCDRALAVATERTGPPAPFTLSTAREAGWQWRIPLQHRIGNGLVYCSGFMRDDDAHAELFKNLDGKVISEPLPQRFVTGKRKKIWEKNCVALGLSAGFLEPLESTSIHLIQRGIAMLLKFFPDRDFEQADIDRYNKILDFEFSRVRDFLLLHYTQTMREGPFWEHCRSIAFPDSLAEKADLFLSHGRILREDTELFPVQSWLFVMIGQGMRPRKYDPLVDSLDPEKILANLADIKTVVARAAEAMPSHQAFIDTHCAANLQANVATGVTVISNRHGRA; encoded by the coding sequence GTGTCAGGCAAGCCTATCCAGAGGGTGGTGATCCTGGGCGGCGGTACCGCCGGATGGATGGCGGCCGCCAGCCTTTCCAAATTCCTGGGCCCTTTGGGCGTCGCCATCACCCTGATCGAATCCGAACGCATCGGCACGGTGGGGGTGGGCGAAGCCACCATTCCGCCGATCATGGATTTTTTGCGCGTCCTGGGGATCGACGAGGACGAAATCGTCGCCCGCCTGAAAGCCACCTTTAAACTCGGCATCGGCTTTCGCGATTGGACCAAGAAGGGCTCCTTCTATTTTCATCCCTTCGGGCCGACCGGTTTCGGCATGGGCTCCATCGCGTTCTCTTCCTATTGGCTGAAGATGATGCTGGAGGGAAAAGCGGACCGGCTGGAGGAATATTCCATGCAGGCCGTGGCGGCGCGCGAAGGCAAATTCATGCGCCCCGTGCATGCCCCCAACACACCGCTCAACAAGATCACCTATGCCCTACATTTCGATGCCACGGAGTTCGCACGCTATCTGCGCGTCTTTGCCGAAGCGCGCGGGGTCGTGCGCCACGAAGGCATGGTACGCGAGGTGAAACAGCATGATGACGGCTTCATTGACGCGTTGGTGTTAGAGAACGGAGAGAAGATAGAAGGCGATCTCTTCCTGGATTGCAGTGGCTTTCGCGGGCTTTTGATCGAAGAGACCTTGAAGGCGGGCTATGAGGATTGGCGCTGCTGGCTGCCGTGTGATCGCGCGCTCGCGGTGGCGACCGAACGCACCGGACCGCCTGCGCCGTTCACCCTTTCCACAGCGCGCGAGGCAGGTTGGCAGTGGCGCATCCCCTTGCAGCATCGCATCGGCAATGGGCTCGTCTATTGCAGCGGCTTTATGCGCGATGACGATGCCCATGCCGAGCTGTTCAAAAATCTCGATGGCAAAGTGATTTCCGAGCCCCTGCCCCAACGCTTTGTCACCGGCAAGCGCAAAAAAATCTGGGAGAAGAATTGCGTCGCGCTAGGCCTGTCGGCGGGTTTCCTCGAGCCGTTGGAATCCACCAGTATCCATCTCATCCAGCGCGGCATCGCGATGCTGCTCAAATTCTTTCCCGACCGCGATTTTGAACAGGCCGATATCGATCGCTATAATAAGATTTTGGATTTCGAGTTTTCGCGGGTGCGCGATTTTCTTCTGCTGCACTACACCCAGACGATGCGCGAAGGGCCGTTCTGGGAGCATTGTCGCTCCATAGCCTTCCCGGACAGCCTTGCCGAGAAAGCCGATCTCTTCCTCAGCCATGGCCGCATCCTGCGCGAGGATACCGAACTCTTCCCCGTGCAGAGCTGGCTGTTCGTGATGATCGGCCAAGGCATGCGCCCGCGTAAATATGATCCCCTGGTCGATAGTCTCGACCCTGAGAAGATCCTCGCCAATCTCGCAGATATAAAGACTGTGGTGGCACGCGCCGCCGAAGCCATGCCAAGCCACCAAGCCTTCATCGACACACATTGTGCCGCCAATCTGCAAGCCAATGTGGCAACAGGGGTGACGGTGATCTCAAACCGTCATGGCCGGGCTTGA
- a CDS encoding cupin domain-containing protein — protein MTEADRLIAELGLQPHPEGGHYRQIFKDEPGPDGRARSTAIYYLLKAGEVSRPHRIDAVEIWHYYRGAPLELSIKPEGGELIHHRLGADIEAGERPQIVVPPHGWQAARSLGDYTLVGCTVAPGFLFETFEMAPPEFELK, from the coding sequence ATGACCGAAGCTGACCGTCTCATCGCCGAGCTTGGGCTTCAGCCGCATCCCGAAGGCGGCCACTACCGTCAAATCTTCAAAGATGAGCCGGGGCCGGACGGGCGCGCGCGCTCGACCGCGATCTATTACCTTTTGAAAGCTGGAGAGGTCTCGCGTCCGCACCGCATCGATGCTGTCGAGATCTGGCATTATTATCGCGGCGCCCCGCTCGAGCTGTCGATCAAGCCGGAAGGCGGCGAGCTGATCCATCACCGTCTCGGGGCCGATATCGAAGCTGGTGAGCGTCCGCAGATCGTTGTGCCGCCCCATGGCTGGCAGGCGGCCCGCTCGCTTGGCGATTATACCCTTGTGGGCTGCACGGTTGCGCCAGGCTTCCTCTTTGAAACCTTCGAAATGGCCCCGCCGGAGTTTGAACTGAAATAG